One stretch of Candidatus Poribacteria bacterium DNA includes these proteins:
- a CDS encoding BMP family ABC transporter substrate-binding protein translates to MKSLRVLSKYLFLTLGVFLICGCDAIQDVILSEPSSETDIAPLRVTMIYPSDCVGSAAYCTAFHIGVRAAEEELGITLTEVNGNENDPVATEMLVRDAAQNSELVLTAGYQMGDVLASVAPEFPDVNFAIFDVVLDIPNVASVNYKSNEGSFLVGAIAALKSESNKIGYIGGADVPLLQEFEAGYVAGIHAINPDAEVAVEYISKDATGFGQPEKAKELALAQYANGIDVIYVAAGGSGQGVLEAAQEQKEFIIWVDANGNHLAPGIVLTSMTKEIPASVQRIIQEAAENNFMAGIRYFGIADGGVSYALDEHNQPLLSDDIITTVESLKAKIIAGEIVVPDTVSLPRE, encoded by the coding sequence ATGAAAAGTTTACGTGTTTTGAGCAAATACCTTTTCTTAACATTAGGAGTATTTTTAATTTGTGGTTGTGACGCGATTCAGGACGTAATTCTTTCTGAACCGTCAAGTGAAACAGATATTGCCCCGCTTCGTGTAACGATGATATATCCAAGCGATTGTGTTGGTTCTGCGGCTTACTGCACTGCATTCCATATCGGTGTAAGGGCTGCAGAGGAAGAACTCGGCATTACGCTAACTGAAGTCAACGGTAATGAAAATGATCCGGTAGCCACAGAGATGCTCGTAAGAGATGCAGCGCAGAATTCAGAACTTGTTTTGACAGCGGGTTATCAAATGGGAGATGTGCTTGCGAGCGTCGCACCGGAATTTCCTGATGTCAATTTTGCGATATTTGATGTTGTGCTTGATATTCCAAACGTGGCTTCTGTGAACTATAAATCCAACGAAGGATCGTTTTTGGTGGGGGCAATTGCGGCTTTAAAATCGGAAAGTAACAAGATCGGCTATATCGGTGGTGCAGATGTCCCGCTGTTACAAGAATTTGAAGCAGGTTATGTTGCTGGGATTCACGCAATCAATCCAGACGCGGAAGTCGCCGTGGAATATATTAGCAAGGATGCGACAGGTTTCGGTCAACCTGAAAAAGCAAAGGAACTGGCTTTAGCACAATATGCAAACGGGATTGATGTAATTTACGTTGCTGCTGGTGGATCCGGTCAAGGCGTGCTCGAAGCAGCACAGGAACAAAAAGAGTTCATCATTTGGGTTGATGCCAATGGTAACCATCTTGCCCCTGGAATTGTCTTGACAAGTATGACAAAAGAGATTCCAGCTTCTGTACAGCGCATCATCCAGGAAGCCGCTGAAAACAATTTTATGGCGGGTATCCGATACTTCGGTATAGCAGATGGCGGTGTCAGTTATGCCCTTGATGAACACAACCAACCCCTGCTTTCGGACGACATCATAACGACTGTTGAATCGTTAAAGGCAAAAATCATTGCTGGCGAGATTGTTGTTCCTGATACGGTTTCGCTCCCACGCGAATAG
- the ggt gene encoding gamma-glutamyltransferase: MAFPSHGTTHRSTVTGTRGMVTSAHPLASLAGARMLLAGGNAFDAAVAVASTLNVVEPYMSGIAGNGYMLIYSAKEKTHRVIDYLGTAPYAATLDVYPTLESQQVGIRAGMVPGGCGGWLALLDRYGSMDRADIFAPAIESAENGYAVTVKNAEFIAGARPYFSERAEEVIASRGRTPHPGELLVQKDLAQTFRTVAEGGAEAFYRGEIAKEIVRFSEETDGLITEKDLADFEVEWQDPISVTYKDYEVYCPPPPCSGFQYLETLNILENDALGELGHNTPEYLHLLIEAIKLASADRAEYAPRPNPPIERLLSKDYAQAQRERIGEQAAVSGGERWSKDKLPGEIIANDWTTECTTHFDTADAEGNIVAVTQSLGQPFGSGVILGSTGMFLNNFMNWFDRIPESPNAVGPHKRIEMCMSPCQVWKGGNPFAAIGTPGSHGILQTTLQMVLNLIEHGMNVQAAIEAPRIRLVNPGTHVSMEGRIPAAVRAALEARGHEVEVLPDWTATVGGGHGIAFDPEEGSFMGGADPRRDGYAIGV; this comes from the coding sequence ATGGCTTTTCCATCTCATGGTACAACACACCGATCCACGGTAACGGGAACGCGCGGAATGGTGACAAGTGCTCACCCGCTTGCGAGTCTTGCTGGCGCACGTATGTTGCTCGCTGGAGGCAATGCATTCGATGCAGCAGTTGCAGTGGCTTCGACACTCAACGTCGTTGAGCCTTATATGTCAGGTATTGCTGGCAACGGGTATATGTTGATTTATAGTGCGAAGGAAAAAACACACCGCGTGATAGATTATCTGGGTACTGCCCCTTACGCAGCGACGCTGGATGTCTATCCGACACTCGAAAGTCAGCAGGTTGGCATCCGTGCCGGTATGGTGCCGGGTGGATGTGGCGGCTGGTTGGCACTCTTAGACCGCTATGGAAGCATGGATCGCGCCGACATCTTTGCTCCAGCGATTGAATCTGCTGAAAACGGATACGCTGTCACGGTCAAGAATGCGGAGTTCATTGCGGGCGCGCGTCCCTATTTTTCGGAAAGAGCCGAAGAGGTTATCGCTTCGCGCGGGAGAACACCGCATCCGGGCGAGCTTTTGGTGCAGAAGGATCTTGCTCAAACGTTTCGCACGGTTGCGGAAGGCGGTGCAGAGGCGTTCTATCGCGGTGAGATTGCTAAGGAGATCGTCCGTTTTTCCGAGGAAACTGATGGACTGATTACCGAAAAGGATTTGGCTGACTTTGAGGTGGAATGGCAGGATCCTATCTCTGTTACTTACAAAGATTACGAAGTCTACTGTCCACCTCCACCGTGTTCGGGTTTTCAATATCTGGAGACACTGAATATTTTAGAAAATGATGCGCTCGGTGAGCTCGGACACAATACTCCAGAATACTTGCATCTGCTGATTGAAGCGATTAAATTAGCGAGTGCGGACAGAGCCGAATACGCCCCGCGTCCGAATCCACCCATTGAACGGTTGTTGTCTAAAGACTATGCACAGGCACAACGCGAACGTATTGGTGAACAAGCTGCAGTCAGTGGTGGTGAGCGTTGGTCAAAGGACAAACTCCCCGGTGAGATTATCGCTAATGACTGGACAACCGAATGTACCACGCACTTCGACACTGCTGATGCAGAGGGCAACATCGTCGCTGTGACGCAGAGTCTTGGACAACCCTTCGGCTCAGGTGTAATTCTCGGTTCAACGGGGATGTTTCTCAACAACTTTATGAACTGGTTTGACAGGATTCCTGAGAGTCCGAACGCCGTTGGACCGCATAAACGGATAGAGATGTGCATGTCTCCATGCCAAGTTTGGAAAGGTGGGAATCCATTCGCCGCGATTGGAACACCGGGAAGCCACGGTATCCTTCAGACGACACTGCAGATGGTGTTGAATCTAATTGAACACGGCATGAACGTTCAGGCGGCGATTGAAGCACCACGCATTCGGTTAGTAAACCCCGGTACGCATGTCAGTATGGAGGGACGCATCCCCGCTGCCGTTCGTGCAGCGTTAGAAGCACGCGGGCATGAGGTAGAGGTGTTACCCGACTGGACAGCAACTGTGGGAGGTGGGCACGGTATCGCTTTTGATCCCGAAGAAGGAAGCTTTATGGGTGGTGCTGACCCGCGGCGCGATGGATACGCGATAGGCGTATAG
- a CDS encoding glutaredoxin family protein: MKTTPMQLQFYTKSDCPLCDEAKRVLQSIEAKLSFITVEEVDITKNLGLFTKYKHLIPVLELDGQQLFVHRATHWKLVWQLRWHRFWRFIPQIGRWGL; the protein is encoded by the coding sequence TTGAAAACTACACCGATGCAACTCCAGTTCTACACGAAATCGGATTGTCCACTCTGCGACGAGGCAAAGAGAGTGCTGCAAAGCATTGAAGCAAAATTATCGTTTATTACGGTTGAGGAAGTCGATATCACCAAAAACCTGGGACTGTTCACGAAATACAAGCATCTGATTCCTGTGTTGGAATTAGATGGACAACAACTTTTTGTGCATCGTGCCACCCATTGGAAATTAGTGTGGCAATTGCGATGGCACCGGTTTTGGAGGTTTATACCCCAGATAGGTAGGTGGGGTTTGTAA
- a CDS encoding Gfo/Idh/MocA family oxidoreductase: MKIRLAQYGISHDHAGGKANVMKTSDEIDFAGVFEPSPEVRDTLGQSSVYDGVHWFTSKEEILEDETIVGVAAQGRVSQNLTFAREILEHGKHVWFDKPAGDDLDEFREVLDMARDRNLLVQLGYMFRYNAGFQFILDWVHSGKLGEIFSVRGRISSGPSNDSHWQRWDSLGEHSGGIMFILACHLTDIIVALLGRPTRVTPFSRHDGHDVPWYRNNTAAVFEYPRALAILESTSLEVDSGKSRRLEVYGTRGSAILEPLEPPALRLCLDEEREGYAKGWQTVPVEPRPRYVESLRAFVADIRGEKSPDRSLDHEFAVQETVLRAAGLQQ; the protein is encoded by the coding sequence GTGAAAATCAGACTTGCACAATACGGTATTTCCCACGACCATGCTGGGGGGAAAGCCAACGTGATGAAGACAAGTGACGAAATCGACTTCGCCGGTGTCTTTGAGCCATCACCAGAAGTCCGAGACACCCTTGGTCAAAGTTCGGTTTATGACGGTGTCCACTGGTTCACATCCAAAGAAGAAATACTTGAAGATGAGACGATCGTTGGGGTTGCAGCGCAGGGACGTGTGTCGCAGAATCTCACCTTTGCACGGGAGATTCTTGAACACGGCAAGCATGTTTGGTTCGATAAACCTGCTGGTGATGACCTTGATGAATTTCGAGAGGTTTTGGACATGGCACGCGACAGAAACCTGCTCGTTCAACTCGGTTATATGTTCCGATACAATGCTGGTTTCCAGTTTATCCTTGATTGGGTGCACTCCGGCAAACTCGGCGAAATTTTTTCAGTGCGGGGACGTATCTCATCAGGACCTTCAAACGATTCCCATTGGCAACGCTGGGATTCACTCGGTGAACATTCCGGGGGCATTATGTTTATTCTCGCCTGTCATCTCACCGATATTATCGTTGCATTGTTGGGACGACCCACACGGGTGACACCCTTTTCAAGACACGACGGACACGACGTGCCGTGGTATCGAAACAATACAGCGGCTGTGTTTGAATATCCGAGAGCATTGGCGATTCTTGAGTCAACGTCATTGGAAGTCGATTCGGGCAAATCAAGACGATTGGAAGTCTACGGGACACGTGGGAGCGCAATTCTTGAACCACTTGAACCGCCAGCGTTGCGATTGTGTCTCGACGAGGAACGGGAGGGGTATGCAAAAGGATGGCAGACAGTGCCTGTGGAGCCGCGCCCGCGTTACGTCGAAAGTCTTCGGGCATTTGTCGCTGATATTCGGGGTGAAAAATCCCCTGATCGTTCCCTCGACCACGAGTTCGCAGTTCAAGAAACGGTGCTACGGGCAGCAGGACTACAACAATAA
- a CDS encoding sigma-70 family RNA polymerase sigma factor codes for MEKDDVELIQNILAGDEAAFSILVKKYQKGVHALVWRKVKDFHIAEEITQDTFLQAHKKLDSLKNPRQFPGWLYVIADRLCRAWFRKNQLKKQLDTQSLEAISEETLEKTAYSNYVREQREDASVEHQREIVQKLMEKLPESERTVMVLYYLGEMNREEISKFLGVSPNTVKSRLQRARKRLRNEEHIIRETLGSVPLHLNLIENIMRNIDPVKQPSSSAAKPLLPLAALGSSVILVILLMGAGNQLITNFQQPYSFKAQSESTVEIVDAPIVLNIQSKPDLRNRAGNDTIPGKNSNDGLSTGTKTMENNLTQDTAQWNLPEDAKARLGKGKITEIQYSPDGKFLAVAGGIGIWLYDTTTHQEVNLLTEHTSEVDSFSFGPDGHIIASGSVDGPITLWDRRTGALTTLTGHTDIVWCVVFSPDGKTLASDSRDGTTQLWNAITGEQKYTLTKDTKRANMLSFTPDGETLVSVSWENQISLWNSNTGEEKKTFAIHPDCSTAGAAFSLDGKTVAIGGGDNGSIYLYDLETGELKMTLTGHGEHVDNLAFSLDGKTLATSALYDKTIRLWDAHTGEHRLTLTGHTRYVRHLAFSPDGKTLASGSGDGTIRFWDAGTGDEKHSFIGHSESVCSVAFNSNGAVIAIGYYTGIIRLWDADTRHPIKTLNGTKNGFDDLARSLVFSPDGKTLVCGSDDGIRLWDTRTGEHKKTLTEHRDVVESIALSPDGNILASGSWDDTIRLWDAHTGEHKKTLTEHKSRSESVTFSPDGKTIASGNHDNTVRLWDADTGENKMTLTGHTEWIKSIAFSPDGKTIASGGGDNIIFFWDIETGKTKMRLTGHKDWVYSLAFSPDGKTLASGCFDSTINLWDTYTGEYKKTLTGHTSSVNSLAFSPDGKTLVSGSGDGSVLIWEMDY; via the coding sequence ATGGAAAAAGATGATGTTGAACTGATCCAGAACATATTGGCTGGCGACGAGGCTGCCTTTAGCATTTTGGTAAAGAAATACCAAAAAGGCGTTCACGCACTCGTATGGCGGAAAGTCAAGGATTTCCATATCGCTGAAGAAATCACCCAAGACACTTTCCTGCAAGCACACAAAAAACTTGACTCGCTGAAAAATCCGAGGCAGTTTCCCGGATGGCTCTACGTGATTGCCGACCGACTTTGCAGAGCATGGTTCCGAAAGAATCAACTGAAGAAACAATTGGATACGCAATCGCTGGAAGCCATCAGTGAAGAAACACTTGAAAAAACTGCTTATTCAAACTATGTCCGTGAACAGCGTGAAGATGCCTCAGTTGAGCATCAGCGTGAAATCGTGCAAAAACTCATGGAAAAACTGCCGGAAAGCGAACGCACAGTGATGGTCCTTTACTATCTCGGCGAAATGAACCGTGAAGAGATTAGCAAGTTTTTAGGCGTATCCCCGAATACGGTTAAAAGTCGATTGCAACGGGCGCGAAAGCGATTAAGAAACGAAGAACACATAATTCGCGAGACCCTCGGAAGTGTTCCATTACATCTAAATCTAATTGAAAACATCATGCGGAACATTGATCCAGTAAAACAGCCATCCTCTTCAGCGGCTAAGCCGTTGCTACCCTTAGCAGCGTTAGGTTCATCTGTTATTTTGGTCATCTTATTGATGGGCGCGGGCAATCAATTGATTACGAATTTCCAGCAGCCGTATAGTTTTAAGGCACAATCGGAAAGCACTGTTGAAATTGTTGACGCGCCTATTGTCCTTAATATTCAATCAAAACCTGATTTGCGAAACCGAGCAGGCAACGATACAATCCCGGGTAAGAATAGTAACGATGGTCTATCAACAGGAACGAAAACAATGGAAAACAACTTAACACAAGATACCGCACAATGGAACCTACCAGAAGATGCCAAAGCACGCCTCGGCAAAGGAAAGATAACTGAGATACAGTATTCACCAGATGGAAAGTTTCTGGCTGTTGCGGGCGGGATCGGAATTTGGCTCTACGATACGACAACACATCAAGAGGTCAATTTGCTCACAGAGCATACGAGTGAAGTTGATTCCTTCTCATTCGGTCCGGATGGACACATCATTGCAAGCGGAAGTGTGGACGGTCCCATTACGTTGTGGGATAGGCGGACGGGTGCGCTAACAACGCTCACCGGACATACAGATATTGTCTGGTGCGTGGTATTCAGTCCTGATGGAAAAACACTGGCGAGTGATAGTCGGGACGGTACTACTCAATTGTGGAACGCAATCACAGGAGAACAGAAGTATACACTCACAAAGGATACGAAACGTGCCAATATGTTATCATTCACGCCAGATGGAGAGACACTTGTGAGTGTGAGTTGGGAGAACCAAATTAGTCTATGGAATTCAAACACTGGTGAAGAGAAGAAAACATTTGCTATACATCCGGATTGCTCCACTGCAGGCGCAGCGTTCAGTCTTGATGGTAAAACGGTCGCTATTGGTGGTGGTGACAATGGCAGCATCTACCTCTATGACTTAGAAACAGGCGAACTCAAGATGACACTCACCGGACATGGGGAGCATGTTGACAACTTGGCGTTTAGCCTTGATGGAAAAACACTCGCTACCTCAGCACTTTATGATAAAACAATTCGCCTCTGGGATGCCCACACAGGCGAACATAGGCTAACCCTCACTGGACACACGCGATATGTTCGACACTTAGCGTTTAGTCCAGATGGAAAAACATTGGCGAGTGGAAGTGGTGACGGAACTATCCGCTTCTGGGATGCAGGCACAGGCGACGAAAAACATTCATTTATTGGACATTCGGAGAGTGTCTGTAGTGTAGCGTTCAACTCCAATGGTGCCGTTATCGCAATTGGATACTACACGGGAATTATTCGTCTGTGGGATGCGGACACAAGGCACCCCATAAAAACACTCAATGGGACCAAAAATGGGTTTGATGATCTTGCTCGCAGTCTGGTGTTTAGTCCTGATGGAAAAACTCTTGTTTGTGGAAGTGACGACGGCATTCGCCTTTGGGATACGCGCACAGGTGAACACAAGAAAACACTGACGGAACATAGAGATGTTGTTGAGAGCATAGCACTCAGTCCTGATGGAAATATACTTGCGAGTGGAAGCTGGGACGATACCATCCGCCTCTGGGATGCCCACACAGGCGAACACAAGAAAACATTGACTGAGCATAAGTCTAGGTCCGAAAGTGTCACGTTCAGTCCTGATGGGAAAACAATCGCAAGTGGCAATCACGACAATACGGTACGTCTCTGGGACGCCGACACTGGTGAGAACAAGATGACCCTTACCGGACACACAGAGTGGATTAAAAGTATCGCGTTCAGTCCCGATGGAAAAACAATCGCAAGTGGCGGGGGAGACAACATCATTTTTTTCTGGGATATAGAAACAGGAAAAACCAAAATGAGACTTACGGGACATAAAGATTGGGTATACAGTTTAGCGTTCAGTCCCGATGGAAAAACCCTCGCAAGTGGATGTTTTGATTCCACGATCAACTTATGGGATACCTACACTGGCGAATACAAGAAAACACTGACGGGACATACATCTTCAGTCAATAGCCTCGCGTTCAGTCCCGATGGAAAAACCCTCGTGAGTGGTAGTGGCGACGGTTCTGTGCTCATCTGGGAGATGGATTACTAA
- a CDS encoding WD40 repeat domain-containing protein: MKILNLLLIILPLISGLCLSLNAFAQANALWGLPTRAKNRIGKGRVNEIKYFPDGTKLAVASTIGIWIYDVQTGEPLDLLTGHTAPVNSIAFSPDGTMFATASDDNTAWLWNTNTGKHKVSVVGHTDDVNAVSFSPDGQFLATGSDDNTVGLWDINTGEWKARLEGHTEHVYSVAFSPDGAVLASSAAWGDSGIRFWDPRTAKSLNISIEDTDWVERIVYAPDGSLLVSGDTDHTIRFWDIGTGELLRACKTDGEINAVVFAPDGRTLASASRNDLVSFWDVATGALLKTLEHDAPVISVAYSPDGKTVASASEDGKIQFWDIATSKSLKTVTGHAPHVFSLAYSPDGNTLVSGNVSKINFWNLATGEHPKTIRILPEHFRSENVRSVAYSSDGSIVASANANKARLWDVETGRFLGTFSGHRELISSVAFSPNGRMLASGSHDNTIRLWEIRTGELYLIGDLLHTLAGHTEDVAFVAFSPNSRMLASGSHDNTIRLWDVPTGELLKTLTGHTGKVYTVAYSPDGRVIASGSWDGTVCLWGSQTGELLQTFGGHTRNVAAVVFSPDGDTLACGNDDTIHLWDVQTGTLLRSLTGHTDVVDSLAYSPDGKSLASGSRDGTILLWELAKLVADP, from the coding sequence ATGAAAATTCTGAACCTATTATTGATAATTTTACCGCTAATTTCCGGGCTCTGTTTATCATTAAATGCTTTTGCGCAGGCGAATGCCCTGTGGGGTTTACCCACCCGTGCTAAAAATCGTATCGGGAAAGGTAGGGTAAATGAGATAAAGTATTTTCCGGACGGCACGAAACTCGCCGTTGCAAGCACTATAGGCATCTGGATCTACGATGTGCAGACCGGTGAACCGCTCGACCTGCTCACGGGGCATACGGCCCCTGTCAATTCGATAGCCTTTAGCCCTGATGGCACAATGTTTGCGACCGCCAGTGATGATAACACCGCTTGGTTGTGGAATACCAACACAGGTAAACACAAAGTAAGTGTCGTAGGGCATACGGATGATGTCAATGCAGTATCCTTCTCTCCAGATGGTCAGTTCCTTGCCACTGGGAGTGATGACAATACTGTGGGCCTCTGGGATATCAACACGGGAGAATGGAAAGCAAGGCTTGAGGGACATACGGAGCATGTTTACTCGGTAGCGTTTTCTCCCGACGGAGCAGTTCTTGCAAGTAGTGCAGCGTGGGGAGATAGCGGCATTCGGTTTTGGGATCCGCGCACGGCAAAATCTCTCAACATCTCTATTGAGGATACGGATTGGGTAGAACGCATTGTGTACGCACCTGATGGGAGTCTGCTTGTCAGCGGGGATACTGATCACACCATCCGTTTTTGGGATATCGGCACCGGCGAACTTTTGAGAGCGTGTAAAACAGATGGCGAAATCAACGCTGTAGTGTTTGCCCCAGACGGGCGGACACTCGCCAGCGCGAGTCGTAACGATCTTGTCAGTTTTTGGGATGTTGCCACTGGGGCACTCCTGAAGACGCTTGAGCATGATGCTCCGGTCATCTCTGTGGCGTATTCGCCGGATGGAAAGACAGTCGCCAGTGCAAGCGAAGATGGTAAGATTCAGTTTTGGGATATTGCAACCAGTAAATCCTTAAAAACCGTTACAGGGCACGCGCCCCACGTCTTTTCTCTTGCATATTCCCCGGATGGTAACACGCTTGTGAGTGGGAACGTGTCTAAAATCAACTTCTGGAATCTGGCAACCGGGGAACACCCGAAAACCATCAGAATTCTGCCGGAACACTTCCGCTCGGAAAACGTCCGTTCGGTAGCGTATTCATCGGATGGAAGCATAGTCGCGAGTGCTAATGCTAATAAAGCTCGCCTATGGGATGTGGAAACAGGACGGTTTCTCGGAACTTTTTCTGGACATAGGGAGCTGATTTCTTCCGTTGCCTTTTCACCTAACGGTAGGATGCTCGCAAGCGGTAGTCACGATAATACGATTCGCTTGTGGGAGATCCGTACCGGTGAACTGTACCTCATCGGGGATTTGTTGCATACCCTCGCGGGGCATACGGAAGATGTCGCTTTTGTGGCGTTTTCACCCAACAGCAGGATGCTTGCGAGTGGTAGTCATGATAACACAATCCGTTTGTGGGATGTCCCTACTGGAGAACTCTTAAAAACGCTTACCGGTCATACAGGAAAGGTCTACACTGTAGCATATTCACCCGACGGAAGGGTAATAGCGAGTGGGAGTTGGGATGGCACGGTCTGCTTGTGGGGCAGCCAAACAGGCGAACTGTTGCAAACGTTCGGAGGACATACGCGGAATGTTGCTGCTGTGGTATTCTCACCTGATGGCGACACACTCGCTTGTGGAAACGATGACACGATTCATCTTTGGGACGTGCAGACTGGAACACTCCTGCGCTCGCTTACGGGACACACAGATGTGGTGGATAGTCTTGCGTATTCACCGGACGGTAAGTCGCTTGCGAGTGGCAGTCGTGACGGGACGATCCTTTTGTGGGAACTCGCAAAGTTGGTTGCTGATCCGTAG